The Rhodothermales bacterium nucleotide sequence CGGGGCGAACGCCAGATCGACGACGGCTGATGCGCCCGGGTTGAGCGTCAGCGGCGCGGGGTTCTGGAGGATAGTGTAGGGTTCGGGGTTGTCGCCCGTCAGGGTAAGGCTCGAAATCGAGAGGCTCGCATTGCCGTCGTTGTGGAGTGTCACCGGGAGCGTTTTGGACGCGCCGGGCTGCACGGATCCGAAGCTGAGCGAGGCCGGCGAAACGCGTAGTTCGGGCTGCGTCATCACACCGGACGTGCTGCGGATGAGCGCCACCCAGTCCGAATCCGCCGTCGATGGCGGGTTGCCGATCGCCGCGGCGCTGGAGCCAGAAACCGTTTGCACGGTGCCCGTTTGCAGCGCCCCGCCCGTGCGGGGATTGTACCAGCGCACGCTGTAATCGCCGCCGGCAAGGTTGGCCGTTGCGGTGCCGCCCGAGGGTAGATAGATCGCGTAGACGTCGCCCGGGCGGGCGAACACATAGTCGTCGCCGCGGCTGGTGAGCGCATCCATGGGGTTCATGTCATGGAAGGGCAGGTATGCCTGGAAGAATTCGAGGGCGTAGCGGGTGAAGTTCCACATCGCGTCGCGGGTGCGGAAGTCCTCGGCGTTGAGGTCGTGATTATCGAAGTCGTACCCGAAGTACCACTCGACGCCGGCGCCGCCGGCCATAAGGGTGCCCCAGAGGGCCTGCTTGCGGATCTCGCTGTGATTATTGTTGGATCCGTCCGGGGTGACGCCCAGGTTGTAGGGACCGGTTTCATCGAGCGATACGATCCAGGGGCGGCCCGAGGCCGACTCCTCGCGCCACTTCACCACCTCGGCATGGACGAGCTCGGGTCGCTTGATCTGGAGGGAAGGGCCGTCGAACGTATCGTGGTTGAGGAGCGGACCGTAGACTTCGTCGTACTGCCCGGGATAGGTGTGCACTACCACCGGATGTTCGTACGGGTCGATGGCCTTGAAGTAATCCGCGTAGTCCCGAAGCTGAGCAATCGTATTGCCGTTTTCCTCGCCCAGATTCCAGGTAATCGCGTGGTGATGACCGAAGCGGGCGACCAACTCACGGTAGTAGAGCTTCCGGATGCGACCGAGGTCGCCTCCGTTCAGGAGCTGTTCGTTCTCCGTTTCCTGGGTCTGGACGTGCAGCATGATGCCGAGCCGGTCCATGTGGCTGAAGACAATCTCCCACTGCGCCAGCTTCGACACGTCGTAGGCGGTGCGGTCGCCGGGCGCCGGCCACGGCCAGACGTCCTCGCCATCCCCCTCCACGTTCATCGTGAGGAAGTAGACCGAGTTCATCCCCTTGGAGGCGAGGTAGTTCAGGGCGCCGACGATACCCTTGCCTTTGCCGCCCTTCCAGGTCGGGTCGCCGAGCTGCCAGTCCGCCACGTGGGCGTTATAGGACTTGGTGAAGTCGGTCCCGCCGCCATTAAATGTAGCGTCGAACTCCTCGTAGGCGAGGAAATTCTCCGGGCTATCGGCGCCGCCTTTGATGAAGTATTCGCCGTTGTCGAACTGAAGGTAATGGCCGCCAACGTAGCGGAGTTTGCCTTTGCCCCGGAAGTCCGCGCCCGCTTTATCCGTGTCGGAGACCGTGAAGGATCCGGAGAGGCCGTCGTAGGCCGTGGCGGCGCCGGCCGAGACGGCGGTATCGATCGCCACATCGGTGCCGGAGCGCATGGAGACCGTGTAGGTCCAGGTACCGGTCTGGTCAGGCACGAAATGAGCGCGCCACTGTTTGCCGGCCGACGCGCCCGTTTCCGCGGCATTGCCGTCGGCGGCGAAG carries:
- a CDS encoding choice-of-anchor D domain-containing protein, encoding MTTYVLSMKRAASFLFWSLALSLFLVPGVARAQSNAFIEADGLVVIEAETIALAGDWRFESSEAGYAGNGYIRWNGDNFFNDPGNGLLAYTVQIATPGEYNLRLRLSHQGSPASDQENDFWTRMGESGEWIKTFHPGTRMDEGFTFHSFLEPSSGEFLNPRYTLSAGQHTFYVSARSKNVRIDRIHLYLDSVTDPLSIAHPESARGAAGGGGNEDTPGEIAVTGEQKKWHPITFTLDGPQASEGGTPNPFLDYRFEMVFTQGSRSYRVPGYFAADGNAAETGASAGKQWRAHFVPDQTGTWTYTVSMRSGTDVAIDTAVSAGAATAYDGLSGSFTVSDTDKAGADFRGKGKLRYVGGHYLQFDNGEYFIKGGADSPENFLAYEEFDATFNGGGTDFTKSYNAHVADWQLGDPTWKGGKGKGIVGALNYLASKGMNSVYFLTMNVEGDGEDVWPWPAPGDRTAYDVSKLAQWEIVFSHMDRLGIMLHVQTQETENEQLLNGGDLGRIRKLYYRELVARFGHHHAITWNLGEENGNTIAQLRDYADYFKAIDPYEHPVVVHTYPGQYDEVYGPLLNHDTFDGPSLQIKRPELVHAEVVKWREESASGRPWIVSLDETGPYNLGVTPDGSNNNHSEIRKQALWGTLMAGGAGVEWYFGYDFDNHDLNAEDFRTRDAMWNFTRYALEFFQAYLPFHDMNPMDALTSRGDDYVFARPGDVYAIYLPSGGTATANLAGGDYSVRWYNPRTGGALQTGTVQTVSGSSAAAIGNPPSTADSDWVALIRSTSGVMTQPELRVSPASLSFGSVQPGASKTLPVTLHNDGNASLSISSLTLTGDNPEPYTILQNPAPLTLNPGASAVVDLAFAPTTAGSKDATLRVTSNDPNRGQLNVTLSGSGVAPSDGGDGGGDGGDGGDGGDGGGDGG